In the genome of Sphingomonas naphthae, one region contains:
- a CDS encoding class I SAM-dependent methyltransferase: MASTRRAASTSFQFDEQMTRRNPFMLTVSGLDNALQVFRDPSRHHELGAAYLALPEWFDLSIGPDTEAYLQQQLRFWQEVTGKDAYEPLINEDTPEVADMDAIYRPAFYLTGDSKEAGLHLMAMGHIMLRSDVRAGSRVLECGAGFAQNALAFARLGAKVDTVDISPGFCKAVQSMSDHFRVDLTAHHQPFGYNPAGHPGAYDLILFYECFHHCLNFEEVIPQLRDMLQPGGRLLLAGEPIYRGLQPTMPYEWGLRLDWGTAAVMRWRGWMELGFQEDYLIGKFRRAGLSWFYYDDANAKTAQIYEFRKWLDPLPLSACAMTVAEGASWHSTEMDGRFTTAESFIELPSRDGQISLVLENRRPVERIGQVTFGGVSQHFSLLPGQTVQLRFPQRQGDNQRITLTSNAPTDGGSDARAVGVFVRSIVPE; the protein is encoded by the coding sequence ATGGCATCAACCCGCCGGGCGGCTTCGACCAGCTTCCAGTTCGACGAACAGATGACGCGGAGAAATCCTTTCATGTTGACGGTTTCGGGGCTCGATAATGCGCTACAAGTCTTTCGGGATCCGTCGCGTCATCATGAGCTTGGTGCGGCCTACCTCGCCTTGCCCGAATGGTTCGATTTGTCGATCGGTCCGGATACGGAGGCCTATCTTCAGCAGCAGCTGAGATTTTGGCAGGAGGTGACAGGGAAGGACGCATACGAGCCTCTCATCAATGAAGACACGCCCGAAGTCGCGGACATGGACGCGATCTACCGCCCGGCTTTCTATCTGACGGGCGATTCAAAGGAAGCCGGCCTGCATTTGATGGCGATGGGCCACATCATGTTGCGCAGCGATGTCCGTGCGGGATCGCGGGTCCTGGAATGTGGCGCGGGCTTCGCCCAGAACGCTCTCGCTTTCGCCCGCCTTGGCGCGAAGGTCGACACCGTCGATATCAGCCCCGGCTTCTGCAAGGCCGTTCAGTCGATGTCGGACCATTTTCGGGTCGACCTTACCGCGCATCATCAACCCTTTGGTTACAATCCCGCCGGGCATCCGGGCGCCTACGACCTGATCTTGTTCTACGAATGCTTCCATCACTGCCTGAACTTCGAGGAGGTCATTCCCCAGCTCCGGGATATGCTCCAGCCTGGCGGTCGGCTGCTGTTGGCCGGTGAACCGATCTATCGGGGGTTGCAGCCCACCATGCCCTATGAATGGGGCCTCCGACTGGATTGGGGCACCGCCGCCGTGATGCGATGGCGCGGGTGGATGGAGCTTGGTTTTCAGGAAGACTATCTGATCGGCAAGTTCAGGCGGGCGGGTCTTTCGTGGTTCTATTATGACGATGCGAACGCCAAGACCGCGCAGATCTACGAATTTCGCAAGTGGCTGGACCCGCTACCCTTGTCGGCGTGCGCGATGACCGTCGCGGAAGGCGCGTCCTGGCATTCGACGGAGATGGATGGCCGGTTCACGACGGCGGAATCCTTCATCGAACTGCCATCCCGAGATGGCCAAATCTCGCTCGTGCTTGAGAACCGGCGCCCCGTCGAGCGGATTGGGCAGGTGACATTCGGTGGGGTGTCTCAGCACTTCTCGCTCCTGCCTGGCCAGACCGTGCAATTGCGCTTCCCGCAGCGGCAGGGTGATAATCAACGCATCACTCTCACGTCGAACGCACCCACGGATGGCGGCAGCGATGCGCGCGCGGTCGGCGTCTTCGTGCGCTCGATCGTTCCAGAGTGA